In Streptomyces sp. NBC_01294, the sequence ACGGGTCGGCGACGAACCGTTCGGCGGTGGCGTCGGGGCGGCCGAGGTAGCCGCGGGCGAGACGGGAGCCGCCGATGTAGAGCTCGCCGGTGACTCCCGGCGGCACGGGGCGCAGCCGCTGGTCGAGGACGTGGCAGGTGGTGTTGTCGAGGGGGCTGCCGATCGGGACGGTGGTCTCCTCGGTCCACGGGGCGCGCATGAAGTGGTGGGTGGCGAAGGTCGTGGTCTCGGTCGGGCCGTAGCCGTCGACGACCAGCGTGTCCGGGGAGGCAGCCAGGACCCGGGTGACGGCAGCGGGCGACACCACGTCGCCTCCGGTCCACACCTCGCGCACGCCGCGGAAGCATTCGGGGCTCTCCTCGGCGAGCAGGTTGAACAGCCCGGAGGTGAGCCACATGCCGGTGACCCGTCCGCGCGTGACGGCCTCGCGGAGGGCGGCGGTGTCGAGGTCCCCGGGCGGGGCGACCACGACGGTCCCGCCGGACAGCAGCGGCACCCACAACTCGTACTGGGAGGTGTCGAACGAGTACGGGGAGTGCAGCAGTACCCGCTGCTGGTTACCGGTGCGCCAGCAGCGGTCGGCGGCGAGCACGGCGACGTCTCGGTGGGTGATGGCGACGCCCTTGGGCGTGCCGGTGGAGCCGGAGGTGTACATCACGTATGCCAGCCGGTCGGGGTGGCTCGGGACGACCGCGGCGGGGGCGGGCGCCGACGCGGGCGCGGGATCGTCCACGACGACCACCTCGGCCTGCCCGGCCCATTCGTGGCAGCGGTGCCTTTCGTGTGCGGCCCGGTCGGTCAGCAGAACCCGGGCCCCGGCCATGGTCATGATCTGGCTCATCCGAGAGGCCGGGTTCCGGTGGTTGAGCGGGACGTAGAAGCCGCCGGCCCGCAGTACGGCCAGGAGGGACACCACCAGGTCCGCAGAGCGTTCCTGGAGCACGGCGACGGGGCTCTCCGGGCCGATGCCCAGGGCGGTGAGCCGGGCGGCGAGGGCGCCGGCCCGCGCGTCAAGCTGGGCGTAGGTCAGCTCGGTGCCGCCGGCCACCAGGGCCGTCGCGTCGGGGGTGCGGCGCGCTTGGGCGGTGAACAGCTCGGCGAGGCCGGTGTCCGGGACCGGGGCGGCGGTGTCGTTCCACCGGCGCAGCATGGCCCGCTCGACGTCATCGACCAGGTCGAACCGGCTGATCGGCAGTTCGGGGCCGGCGGCGACGGCCTGCAGCAGGGACAGCAGCCGGCGGGCGACTGCCTGCGCGGTCGCGGGGTCGAACAGGTCGAGGTCGAATTCGAGGTCGCCGTGGATGCCGTCGGGGGCACCCGCGTCGTCGCGGTGCTCGACCAGGTTGAAGGTGAGGTCGAACTTGGCGACGCCGAAGTCGACCGGTTCGCGACGCACGGCGAGTCCGGCCAGCCGCGGCCGGGCCTCGGACTCCTGGTACGAGAGCACCACCTGGAACAGCGGGTGTCGGGCGGCGGAGCGGGCCGGCTGGAGGCGCTCCACCACGCGGTCGAAGGGCACGTCCTGGTGGGTGTAGGCGGCCAGCGCGGTGGTGCGTATGCGGGTGAGGAGTTCGGCGAAGGCCGGGTCGCCGGAGGTGTCGGCGCGGACCACGACAGGGTTGACGAAGAAGCCGACGAGCCCGTCGAGGGCCTCCTCGTCCCGGCCGGCGGTCGGGCAGCCGATCGGGATGTCGGTGCCGGCGCCGAGCCTGGTGAGCACTGCGGCCAGGGCGGCCTGGAGGACCATGTGGACGGTGGCGCCGCCGGTGCGGGCGAGCCTGTCGAGCTGCGCGTGCAGCGCGGGGCCGATGGTCAGCGGCACCGAGCCGCCGCGGTGCCGGGCGACCGGCGGGCGAGGGCGGTCGTAGGGGAGCTGGAGCTGGTCGGGCAGGCCGGCCAGCGCGGTGTGCCAGTGGTCGAGCTGGCGGGCGCCCAGTGAGGCCGGGTCGCTCTCGTCGCCGAGCAGTTCGCGCTGCCAGAGCGCGAAGTCCCGGTAGGTGACGGGCAGCGGCTCCAGGCGGGGTGCTGTGCCCGTGGAGCGGGCGTCGTAGGCGGCGGCGAGGTCGCCGAAGAGCGGGCGCAGCGACCAGCCGTCCCCGGCGATGTGGTGCAGAACCAGCAGCAGGACGTGCTCGCCGGGGGCCAGTGTGAACAGGTGGGCGCGCAGCGGGATCTGCGTGTCGAGGTCGAACGGCTCGCGCGCGGCCGAGGTGAGGGCCTGCGCCAGATCCGATTCGGCCACCTCGGTCTCGGACAGCCACGGCGGGACGTCGTCGAGCGGCAGCACCCGGGGCAGCGGGCCGTCCGGTCCGGCCGGGCAGATCGTGCGCAGGGTGTCGTGGCGGCCGATCAGGTCGCCGAGGGCGGCTTGCATCGCGCCGCGGTCCAGTGCGCCGGTGAGCCGCAACGCCAGCGGCATGTTGTACGTCGGGGCGCGGCCCTCGACCTCGCGTATCACCCACATGCGCTGCTGGGCGGGCGAGAGGACGGCCGGTCCGTCCAGGTCGCCGGCGGGCCGCAGTCGCGGGCGGGCGGTGTCGGCGCCCCGGGCGAGCCGGGCGAGGCCGGCGGGGGTGGGTCGTTCGAAGAGGTCCTGGATGGTCAGCTCGACGCCGAGTTCGCAGCGGGCGGCGGAGAGCAGCCGGTTGGCGCTCACCGAGTGCCCGCCGAGGGCGAAGAAGTCGCCCCGCGGCCCGACCTCGGGAACGCCCAGGGCGCGTGCGAACAGGCCGCACAGCAGTTCCTCCAGCGGCCCGGCGGAGGCTTCCTGTGTGCCTTCCGCCGCGGCGGCGGCCGGGGCGGGCAGGGCGGCGCGGTCGAGCTTGCCGTTGACGGTGAGCGGGATCGCGTCGAGCGGGGTGAACGAGGCCGGCAGCTGGTGTGCGGGCAGTACGGCGGCGAGCTCGCGGCGCCAGGCGGCCGGGTCGGCCGGGACGCCGTCGGCCGGGACGGCGTACGCCGCGAGCCGTCGGTCGCCCGGGGTGTCCTCGCGGGCGGTCACCGCGGCGTGGGCCACCGACGGCAGTGCGGCGAGCGCCGCCTCGATCTCGCCGAGTTCGATGCGGAAACCGCGGATCTTCACCTGGTGGTCGGCGCGGCCGACGTACTCCAGGGTGCCGTCGGCGCGGCGGCGGACCAGGTCGCCGGTGCGGTACATGCGTGCGCCGGTGTCGTCGGCGGGCGCGAAGGGGTCGGCGACGAACCGCTCGGCGGTGAGGGCGGGGCGGCCGAGGTAGCCGCGGGCGAGGCCGGGGCCCGCGACGTACAGCTCGCCGGTGACGCCGGGGGGCACGGGGCGCAGCGCGCCGTCCAGCACGTGGGCGCGGAGGTCTGCGAGAGGCGCGCCGACGGAGCCGGGGGCGCCGTCCGGTCCGTCGAGGGCGGTGTGGGTGACGTGCACGGTGGTCTCGGTGATCCCGTACATGTTGGACAGCACCGCGGTGTGGCCGTGGCGCTCGTACCAGCCGCCGAGCCGGGACGCGTCCAGAGCCTCGCCGCCGAAGATGACGTGCCGCAGGGCGGGCAGGGCGGTGGGCCGCGGCCGCTCCCGGTCGGCCTCGATCAGCTGGTAGAAGGCGGACGGCGTCTGGTTGAGTACAGTGACCCGCTGCTCGGCCAGCAGGTCGAGGAAGGCTCCGGGGGAACGGCTGACGGAGTACGGGACGACGACCAGGCGGCCGCCGTGCAGCAGCGGGCCCCAGATCTCCCACACGGAGAAGTCGAAGGCGTAGGAGTGGAACAGCGTCCACACGTCTGCGGGGCCGAAGCCGAAGTGCCGCTGCGCGGCGGTGAACAGCCGCACCACGTTGTGGTGGGTGACGACCACGCCCTTGGGCCGGCCGGTGGAGCCGGAGGTGTAGATGACGTACGCGGGGTGGCGTGGGTCGTATTCCGTGCGCGGGGCGGTGTCCGGCAGGCCGGCCTGCGGCTCGTCGTCGAGGAGGACCAGGGCCGTGCCGTCGGGGGCGGTGACCGGGGCGGCGGCCGTCGCGAGGATCACGGACGGGCCGGCGTCGGCCAGCATGTACGCCAGCCGCTCGGCCGGGTAGTCCGGGTCCAGCGGCAAGTAGGCGGCGCCGGTCTTGACCACCGCGAGCAGGGCGACGACCAGGTCAGCGGAGCGCGGCAGGGCGAGCGCGACGGTCCGCTCGGGGCCGGCGCCGCGGGCCGTGAGCAGGTGGGCGAGGCGGTTGGCCCTGGCGTCGAGTTCGCGGTAGGTGAGCTGCCAGTCGCCGTCGACGACAGCGACGGCCTCCGGGGTGCGGGCGGCCTGCGCCTCGAACAGGGTGGGCAGCGCGGCGGGACGGTTCGGGGCGGACGGCTCGACGGCGCACGGCTCGGACGCGGACGGCTCGACGGCGGCCTGCGGGTGCTCGCCCGGGGCGAGGACGTCCAGCCGGCCGCTGGGCAGCGCGGGGTCGGCGGTGGCGAAGGACTGCAGCAGGGCGGTGAGGCGGGCCAAGTGTGCGGCGACCTCCTCCGCGCGGTGGCGCAGGGGGTCGGCTTCGACGTCGATCCGCAGACCGGCACCGCCGGGGCGCTCGTATACCGAGAACTTGAGGTCCTCGACGGGGCCGGTCGACACCGGGTGAACCTGCGCCTCGGTGCCTTCGAAGTCCAGGCCGTGGTCGAACGGCATGATGTTGGCAACGATCGAGTGCAGGGGGCGGTCCTGCGCCAGCAGCCCCAGTTCGCGGCGGAGTTCGGCGTACGGGTAGCCCTGGTGGCGCAGCACCTCGGCGACCCGGTCGCGGACCTCGGCGACCAGGCCGGTGAGGTCGGTGCCGGGCTGGACGGGCACCCGCAGCGGCGGCACGTTGGCGAGCATGGCGGGGGTGCGGCGGGCTGTTCCGGAGCGCCGGTTGGTGACCGGGAGACCGAGCACGGCCTCCCCGGCGCCGGTCAGGCGCCGGGCGTAGAGGGCGACGGCGGCCAGCGCAGCCACCTGCCAGCCGGTCTGCGCGGTGCGGCCGAGCGCGTCCAGGCCCTCCCGGATGGCCGCGGGCAGGAACACAGTGCGGCGCAGTGGCGCGGCACCGCCTTCGTCGGCCACCGGGGCGTCGTCG encodes:
- a CDS encoding non-ribosomal peptide synthetase; the encoded protein is MSGAKVASMALTDAQLGVWFAQARDPHSTAFNTGEYVELTGPLDGGRFTAAVRAAVEATEALRLRFHTRADGEVRQRVVPADELAWELRHVDVSAEPDPEAATDDLIRQQLAAPMAVDGEGPLFDQVLFTLGPGRHRWFQQIHHLLLDGYGLRLVARRVADAYNGAGTPAEADDLAALVEAESAYRASRGHARDRAYWLTSWADRPEAPALGTGLGTGPGARDDAPVADEGGAAPLRRTVFLPAAIREGLDALGRTAQTGWQVAALAAVALYARRLTGAGEAVLGLPVTNRRSGTARRTPAMLANVPPLRVPVQPGTDLTGLVAEVRDRVAEVLRHQGYPYAELRRELGLLAQDRPLHSIVANIMPFDHGLDFEGTEAQVHPVSTGPVEDLKFSVYERPGGAGLRIDVEADPLRHRAEEVAAHLARLTALLQSFATADPALPSGRLDVLAPGEHPQAAVEPSASEPCAVEPSAPNRPAALPTLFEAQAARTPEAVAVVDGDWQLTYRELDARANRLAHLLTARGAGPERTVALALPRSADLVVALLAVVKTGAAYLPLDPDYPAERLAYMLADAGPSVILATAAAPVTAPDGTALVLLDDEPQAGLPDTAPRTEYDPRHPAYVIYTSGSTGRPKGVVVTHHNVVRLFTAAQRHFGFGPADVWTLFHSYAFDFSVWEIWGPLLHGGRLVVVPYSVSRSPGAFLDLLAEQRVTVLNQTPSAFYQLIEADRERPRPTALPALRHVIFGGEALDASRLGGWYERHGHTAVLSNMYGITETTVHVTHTALDGPDGAPGSVGAPLADLRAHVLDGALRPVPPGVTGELYVAGPGLARGYLGRPALTAERFVADPFAPADDTGARMYRTGDLVRRRADGTLEYVGRADHQVKIRGFRIELGEIEAALAALPSVAHAAVTAREDTPGDRRLAAYAVPADGVPADPAAWRRELAAVLPAHQLPASFTPLDAIPLTVNGKLDRAALPAPAAAAAEGTQEASAGPLEELLCGLFARALGVPEVGPRGDFFALGGHSVSANRLLSAARCELGVELTIQDLFERPTPAGLARLARGADTARPRLRPAGDLDGPAVLSPAQQRMWVIREVEGRAPTYNMPLALRLTGALDRGAMQAALGDLIGRHDTLRTICPAGPDGPLPRVLPLDDVPPWLSETEVAESDLAQALTSAAREPFDLDTQIPLRAHLFTLAPGEHVLLLVLHHIAGDGWSLRPLFGDLAAAYDARSTGTAPRLEPLPVTYRDFALWQRELLGDESDPASLGARQLDHWHTALAGLPDQLQLPYDRPRPPVARHRGGSVPLTIGPALHAQLDRLARTGGATVHMVLQAALAAVLTRLGAGTDIPIGCPTAGRDEEALDGLVGFFVNPVVVRADTSGDPAFAELLTRIRTTALAAYTHQDVPFDRVVERLQPARSAARHPLFQVVLSYQESEARPRLAGLAVRREPVDFGVAKFDLTFNLVEHRDDAGAPDGIHGDLEFDLDLFDPATAQAVARRLLSLLQAVAAGPELPISRFDLVDDVERAMLRRWNDTAAPVPDTGLAELFTAQARRTPDATALVAGGTELTYAQLDARAGALAARLTALGIGPESPVAVLQERSADLVVSLLAVLRAGGFYVPLNHRNPASRMSQIMTMAGARVLLTDRAAHERHRCHEWAGQAEVVVVDDPAPASAPAPAAVVPSHPDRLAYVMYTSGSTGTPKGVAITHRDVAVLAADRCWRTGNQQRVLLHSPYSFDTSQYELWVPLLSGGTVVVAPPGDLDTAALREAVTRGRVTGMWLTSGLFNLLAEESPECFRGVREVWTGGDVVSPAAVTRVLAASPDTLVVDGYGPTETTTFATHHFMRAPWTEETTVPIGSPLDNTTCHVLDQRLRPVPPGVTGELYIGGSRLARGYLGRPDATAERFVADPSGTPGARMYRTGDLVRRRADGILEFLGRADHQVKVRGFRIELGEIESVLGRHPTVAQSAVLVREDRPGDKRVTAYVVPAAAAAANAGELRRHVAASLPDYMVPAAVVLLDRLPLTPNGKLDRRQLPVPEFAPAGDHRAPAGPREELLAGLFAGVLGLEQVGTHDSFFDLGGDSIMAIQLVGRARRSGLLLSPAQVFEHKTVAALAGVATATADSEPAPGTAPADDQAWGDVPLTPVMHWLHERGGPVEAFSQSLLIRVPAGLGEQRLATALRALADQHDMLRAVLSADPDSGWRLRIDPPGGGSADDWARRVDTAGHTDDALRTLITTEAAAARSRLDPWSGVMGQAVWFDAGQKRSGRLLLTLHHLVVDGVSWRILLPDLEAAWQAATGDTAPRPAPAGTSFRSWARHLAAEAARPARTAELDLWTSRLAAPALPVTDRPLDPARDTSATARSLTLTLPAAATEPLLTTVPATFHAKVDDVLLTAFALAVADWRARRGLGDASAVLLDLEGHGREPGDSGADLSRTVGWFTSLYPVCLDVGPLDRRDALSGGPAAGQAVKRVKEQLRALPDGGLGHGLLRHLNAETAPLLATLPTPDLGFNYLGRFQEPDGLDAEWTVTPDAESLGEGTDPGLPMAHGVEVNALTLDGPGGPRLTATWSWPQHLLDEGSVRDLGQGWFRALEALTAHAERPDAGGHTPSDLSLVSLNQAQIDRLEAMWKVAR